AGGTTCACTGATCACTGCATTCCGGCTACTGGGTACTGAGTACTGGGTACCGGGTTTAAATCTATTCACGAAAAACTCTTCTGTCAACGTCCTGCCTTTTCCCGGTGCAGGGCAATCAGGGCGTCGGCGACGGATCTCGGGATCTCCAGGTTGCCCCTGCCGACACCCAGCCGGGTCTCCATCATCCCCGGCCCGTGGAAATCGCTCCCCCCTGTTGCCAGCAGACCGTGCTTTTCGGCCAAGGCAACGTAAAGGGCCGTTTCTTCAGCGGAATGGCTGTAATAGTGGGCTTCCACACCCGCAAGCCCGAGGGAGGCCAGGCGTCCGAGAAGGTCTGAAAGGTCCCCGTCGGGAAGGGAGAGGGTCTGGGGATGGGCCAGGACAGGCACGCCCCCGGCCTGAAGGACCTTTTCGACGGCCCGCTCCGGGGTCATCTTCTCCCGGTCGGTATAGGCGGCTGCCCCTTTCCCGAGGTAGCGGTCGAAGGCCTCCGTGAAGGTGGAGACGTATCCCCGCGCGAGCATGGCGTTGGCGATGTGGGGGCGTCCCATGCTCTCACCTCCAGCCAGGGCGGCAACCTCATCCCAATCCATGGGACAGCCCAGTTCGGCCAGTTTCTTCAGGATGATCCGGTTTCTGTCGTCTCTTCCGCCCCGCAGCCAGGCCAGGGTCTCCATGAGGCTCTCATCCCCGGGGTCCACGAAATAGCCCAGCATATGCATGGTCCCCGGGTTGTACTCGGCACTGATCTCGATACCGGGAATGAACTCGATCCCCAGCTTCCCGGCAGCCTGCCGGGCCTCCGCGAGACCCGAGAGGGTGTCGTGATCGGTGAGGGCGATCACCTCGATGCCGGCCTCGGCGGCGTGAGCCATGAGTGCCGAAGGGGATAGCTTTCCGTCCGAAGCGGTGGAGTGGGTATGTAGATCTATCATGATCTCACCTTTGATCATTCCTTATCAGTAGTCAGG
This bacterium DNA region includes the following protein-coding sequences:
- a CDS encoding PHP domain-containing protein, with product MIDLHTHSTASDGKLSPSALMAHAAEAGIEVIALTDHDTLSGLAEARQAAGKLGIEFIPGIEISAEYNPGTMHMLGYFVDPGDESLMETLAWLRGGRDDRNRIILKKLAELGCPMDWDEVAALAGGESMGRPHIANAMLARGYVSTFTEAFDRYLGKGAAAYTDREKMTPERAVEKVLQAGGVPVLAHPQTLSLPDGDLSDLLGRLASLGLAGVEAHYYSHSAEETALYVALAEKHGLLATGGSDFHGPGMMETRLGVGRGNLEIPRSVADALIALHREKAGR